A window from Parafrankia irregularis encodes these proteins:
- a CDS encoding TetR family transcriptional regulator: MPRPSQPLLSRRLVIETALRLIDEEGLETFSLPRLATRLQVRTPSLYHHFTDKAEILAAVAREIVLEARPPSEHLGDAWMEWFVGLGLSFRRAVLRHSNAALVLLQYLPRDVLTEVYEEAATVLAEVGVPAEQRLLIIDGLDKMVLGAVLTEAMKSPADRARIFSGVEPEKLPALATAMDANSRSAAEIYAESLRCLLRGAVNPADLVPAQP, translated from the coding sequence ATGCCCAGGCCGTCCCAACCACTCCTCAGCCGCCGCCTCGTCATCGAGACGGCGCTTCGCCTCATCGACGAGGAGGGCCTGGAGACGTTCAGCCTGCCGCGGCTGGCGACCCGGCTGCAGGTCCGTACTCCGTCGCTCTACCACCACTTCACGGACAAGGCCGAGATCCTGGCCGCGGTCGCGCGGGAGATCGTGCTGGAGGCACGCCCGCCGAGCGAGCACCTGGGGGACGCCTGGATGGAGTGGTTCGTCGGCCTGGGCCTGAGCTTCCGGCGTGCCGTGCTGCGCCACAGCAACGCCGCTCTGGTCCTGCTGCAGTACCTGCCCCGGGACGTTCTGACCGAGGTGTACGAGGAGGCCGCGACGGTGCTCGCGGAGGTCGGCGTGCCGGCCGAGCAGCGCCTGCTGATCATCGACGGTCTGGACAAGATGGTGCTGGGGGCGGTTCTCACCGAGGCGATGAAATCCCCCGCGGACCGGGCCCGGATCTTCTCCGGTGTGGAGCCGGAGAAGCTGCCGGCGCTGGCGACGGCGATGGACGCCAACTCCCGCTCGGCCGCGGAGATCTACGCCGAGTCCCTGCGCTGCCTGCTGCGCGGCGCGGTCAACCCGGCCGACCTGGTGCCCGCACAGCCGTGA
- a CDS encoding crotonase/enoyl-CoA hydratase family protein codes for MTTNPSSLVTDAGGEEPAALFTRHDGHVGVVTLNRPRALNAVNARLSVDAGAALEQAQSDPEVRAIVITGAGRAFCAGADLRELAAGNRVDDVEHPERGFAGIAQHWVGKPTIAAVNGFALGGGTEIMLACDLAVIDETAALGLPEVKRGLFAAAGGVIRLQRQIPMRIALEAVLTGEPISAARAYELGLVNRVAPAGTALELALELARAVAANAPLAVQESKRVMHATGSAGSDWEREVWRISNQAVKVVFTSEDGKEGARAFAEKREPRWTGR; via the coding sequence ATGACCACGAATCCGTCCTCCCTGGTGACCGACGCCGGCGGCGAGGAGCCCGCGGCGCTGTTCACACGTCACGACGGCCACGTCGGTGTCGTCACCCTGAACCGCCCGCGGGCGCTCAACGCGGTGAACGCGCGGCTGTCGGTGGATGCGGGGGCCGCGCTCGAGCAGGCGCAGTCCGACCCCGAGGTCCGCGCGATCGTGATCACCGGCGCGGGCCGTGCCTTCTGCGCGGGTGCCGACCTCAGGGAGCTGGCCGCCGGCAACCGGGTCGACGACGTCGAGCACCCCGAACGGGGCTTCGCCGGGATCGCCCAGCACTGGGTCGGCAAGCCGACGATCGCCGCCGTCAACGGCTTCGCGCTCGGCGGCGGCACGGAGATCATGCTGGCCTGCGACCTCGCCGTCATCGACGAGACCGCGGCGCTGGGGCTGCCCGAGGTGAAGCGCGGGCTGTTCGCCGCCGCGGGCGGGGTGATCCGGCTGCAGCGCCAGATCCCGATGAGGATCGCGCTGGAGGCGGTCCTGACCGGCGAGCCGATCTCCGCCGCCCGGGCCTACGAGCTGGGCCTCGTCAACCGGGTCGCACCCGCCGGCACGGCCCTGGAGCTCGCCCTCGAGCTCGCCCGGGCGGTGGCGGCGAACGCCCCGCTGGCGGTGCAGGAGAGCAAGCGCGTCATGCACGCCACCGGCTCCGCCGGCTCCGACTGGGAGCGTGAGGTCTGGCGGATCAGCAACCAGGCCGTGAAAGTCGTCTTCACCAGCGAGGACGGGAAGGAAGGCGCGAGGGCGTTCGCCGAGAAGCGGGAGCCGAGATGGACGGGACGTTGA
- a CDS encoding thiolase C-terminal domain-containing protein, whose amino-acid sequence MTTSGSLYGAAAVVGIGTTPYRKRGTAPASALRLTLEAVLAACADAGLDPRSLDGFVSYANDANEGIAVGSALGVREIRWSTMVWGGGGGGVAAAVNAAAAAVACGQAEHVVVYRGITEVDDGRGSYGRGHFPPLLHSHGLLTPAQICALRTQRLLEVDGVPRSALEALVQADYAHAQNNPAAVAHGRPLDPEVYADARWISEPLRLYDCSRENDAAAAVVVTSARRARELVERPAFILSGVQGATRGWSESAENETSYTSAGFHPELVRRLWDGAGVKAGEVDVVQVYENFSGPAVAALIDLGLCPPGPEAGRFMTVENLTAPHGRLPINTAGGNIAEGFVHGIGLVLEAVRQIRGTSVNQVPGADLSLLLGGPMAPLVSATLLGSQRTLAGR is encoded by the coding sequence ATGACGACGAGCGGTTCGCTGTACGGGGCCGCGGCCGTGGTGGGGATCGGCACCACCCCGTACCGCAAGCGGGGGACGGCGCCCGCCTCGGCGCTGAGGCTGACCCTGGAGGCCGTGCTGGCGGCGTGCGCGGACGCGGGGCTCGACCCCCGTTCACTCGACGGGTTCGTGTCGTACGCGAACGACGCCAACGAGGGCATCGCGGTCGGCTCGGCGCTGGGGGTGCGCGAGATCCGCTGGTCGACCATGGTGTGGGGCGGCGGTGGCGGCGGGGTCGCGGCCGCGGTGAACGCCGCCGCCGCGGCGGTGGCCTGCGGCCAGGCCGAGCATGTCGTCGTCTACCGCGGGATCACCGAGGTCGACGACGGGCGCGGCAGCTACGGCCGTGGGCACTTCCCGCCGCTGCTGCACAGCCACGGCCTGCTCACCCCGGCGCAGATCTGCGCGCTGCGGACGCAGCGTCTGCTGGAGGTCGACGGGGTGCCACGCTCGGCGCTGGAGGCCCTGGTACAGGCTGACTACGCGCACGCGCAGAACAACCCGGCGGCGGTCGCCCACGGACGTCCACTAGACCCGGAGGTCTACGCCGACGCGCGGTGGATCTCCGAGCCGCTGCGGCTCTACGACTGCTCCCGGGAGAACGACGCGGCGGCCGCGGTGGTCGTCACGTCGGCGCGGCGGGCGCGTGAGCTCGTCGAGCGGCCGGCGTTCATCCTGTCCGGGGTGCAGGGCGCGACTCGCGGCTGGAGCGAGTCCGCGGAGAACGAGACGAGCTACACCAGCGCCGGGTTCCACCCCGAGCTGGTGCGGCGGCTGTGGGACGGGGCCGGGGTGAAGGCCGGCGAGGTCGACGTCGTCCAGGTGTACGAGAACTTCAGCGGGCCGGCGGTCGCCGCGCTGATCGATCTGGGGCTGTGCCCGCCGGGGCCGGAGGCCGGGCGGTTCATGACCGTCGAGAACCTCACCGCCCCGCACGGCCGGCTGCCGATCAACACCGCCGGCGGCAACATCGCCGAGGGGTTCGTCCACGGGATCGGGCTGGTCCTGGAGGCCGTCCGGCAGATCCGCGGGACGTCGGTCAACCAGGTGCCGGGCGCGGATCTCTCACTGCTGCTGGGAGGGCCGATGGCACCGCTGGTGAGCGCGACCCTGCTCGGGTCGCAGCGAACGCTCGCCGGCCGGTGA
- a CDS encoding CaiB/BaiF CoA transferase family protein, with protein sequence MDGTLTGAPWPASTSIGATSTGARPATDQVTDHVADQVAARTLPLRGVRVLDLTEGAAQSCGRYLADLGAEVLRIEPPGGSPGRAEPVVFALRNAGKLGLVLDLDDETGRERLHELAGTADILLDSSGEATARARGLTPETLSARHPRLVIVSLTAFGRSGPYRDFTATEPVLAALGGVLARSGLPGARPVLPPAGLVDQTVGVHAAWAALVAYVRRLRTGAGELVDVSAHEAVVHGFDPGFGTQGSAAAGRPEGFPRDRPDASAFYPVFPCADGHVRICLLARRQWRAMFAWLGEPAEFADPSYDTIPARFAAADRLHPLIGALFAGVRRDALVAEGTRRGVPIAAVLTPGEVLAADHFAETGTLVDAEIAEGLRARVPSGYISVDGVRAGLRHRAPNLGEHTELLLDEAAPGGAAADGPVPGSAVPGSGALDAGALDGGVLDGTGERGPEPDLGIPGDPADGPLAGLRVLDLGVIVFGAELGRLFADQGADVIKIENEAFPDGLRQTRRGGGMNASFAWGQRNKRGLGLDLRSEQGAALFRELVRHADIVAANFKPGTLESLGLSHAQLAEINPRIIVSDSSAFGSRGPWSGRMGYGPLVRSSCGVSALWRDPTRAETDSQAYCDGSTVYPDHIAGHVTAVAALAAVIRRARSGRGAALETAQADVAVMPLGPALAAESLAPGTVAPGTVDGGAGNIFAAVLPCAGDDEWCVVDVRGDEHWARLATVLGRPELAVGELATAGGRRARWAEVEELIARWTAQRTPAQVTATLQEAGVPAGAMVRLPEELTDPQLVARRSFRTLEHPLLSRPVPANARIAWFSTIADPPLRPAPVPGEHTREICRTLLGLTEDEIDRLVEAGVLQPPPEHALA encoded by the coding sequence ATGGACGGGACGTTGACCGGGGCGCCCTGGCCCGCGTCGACCTCGATCGGGGCGACCTCGACCGGGGCGCGGCCGGCCACCGATCAGGTCACGGATCACGTCGCGGATCAGGTCGCCGCGCGGACGCTGCCGCTGCGGGGGGTGCGCGTCCTCGATCTCACCGAGGGAGCGGCGCAGTCGTGTGGGCGCTACCTCGCCGACCTCGGCGCCGAGGTGCTGCGGATCGAGCCGCCCGGTGGCTCGCCGGGCCGTGCGGAGCCGGTCGTGTTCGCGCTGCGCAACGCGGGCAAGCTCGGGCTGGTGCTCGACCTGGATGACGAGACGGGCCGCGAGCGGCTGCACGAGCTCGCCGGCACGGCCGACATCCTGCTCGACTCGTCTGGTGAGGCGACCGCGCGGGCCCGGGGCCTGACACCCGAGACGTTGTCGGCCCGGCATCCGCGGCTGGTCATTGTCTCGCTCACCGCGTTCGGCCGCTCCGGGCCCTACCGGGACTTCACCGCGACCGAGCCGGTGCTCGCCGCTCTCGGCGGTGTGCTGGCACGCTCCGGGCTGCCCGGGGCCCGCCCCGTGCTGCCGCCCGCCGGCCTGGTCGACCAGACGGTCGGTGTGCACGCGGCCTGGGCGGCGCTGGTCGCCTACGTCCGGCGGCTGCGGACCGGTGCCGGTGAGCTCGTCGACGTCAGCGCGCACGAGGCGGTCGTGCACGGGTTCGATCCCGGTTTCGGTACGCAGGGGTCGGCGGCCGCCGGCCGGCCGGAGGGCTTCCCCCGGGACCGCCCTGATGCCAGTGCCTTCTACCCCGTGTTCCCCTGCGCCGACGGGCATGTGCGGATCTGCCTGCTCGCCCGGCGGCAGTGGCGGGCGATGTTCGCCTGGCTGGGGGAGCCGGCGGAGTTCGCCGACCCGAGTTACGACACCATCCCCGCCCGGTTCGCCGCCGCCGACCGGCTGCATCCACTGATCGGGGCGCTGTTCGCCGGCGTGCGGCGCGACGCACTGGTCGCCGAGGGGACCCGGCGCGGGGTCCCGATCGCCGCGGTGCTCACCCCCGGCGAGGTGCTGGCGGCCGACCACTTCGCCGAGACCGGCACCCTCGTCGACGCCGAGATCGCCGAGGGGCTGCGGGCCAGGGTTCCGTCCGGATACATCTCGGTCGACGGCGTTCGCGCCGGGCTGCGCCACCGGGCCCCGAATCTCGGCGAACACACCGAGCTGCTCCTGGACGAAGCGGCGCCGGGCGGCGCGGCGGCGGACGGACCGGTGCCGGGCAGCGCGGTGCCGGGCAGCGGGGCGCTGGACGCCGGGGCGCTGGACGGCGGGGTGCTGGACGGAACAGGTGAGCGGGGGCCGGAGCCCGACCTGGGCATCCCCGGTGATCCGGCGGATGGGCCGCTGGCGGGCCTGCGCGTGCTCGACCTCGGGGTGATCGTGTTCGGCGCGGAGCTCGGCCGGCTGTTCGCCGACCAGGGCGCCGACGTCATCAAGATCGAGAACGAGGCCTTCCCGGACGGGCTGCGCCAGACCCGCCGGGGCGGCGGGATGAACGCGTCCTTCGCCTGGGGCCAGCGGAACAAGCGTGGTCTCGGCCTCGACCTGCGCAGCGAGCAGGGCGCCGCCCTGTTCCGGGAGCTGGTGCGGCACGCGGACATCGTCGCGGCGAACTTCAAGCCCGGCACCCTGGAGTCGCTGGGTCTCTCCCACGCCCAGCTCGCCGAGATCAACCCGAGGATCATCGTCTCCGACAGCAGCGCCTTCGGCTCGCGCGGGCCGTGGAGCGGGCGGATGGGCTACGGCCCGCTGGTCCGTTCCTCCTGCGGTGTCTCCGCCCTGTGGCGGGACCCGACGCGCGCCGAGACGGACAGCCAGGCGTACTGCGACGGTTCGACGGTCTACCCCGACCACATCGCCGGGCATGTGACGGCCGTCGCCGCGCTCGCCGCGGTGATCAGGCGGGCCCGCTCGGGCCGGGGCGCGGCGTTGGAGACCGCGCAGGCGGACGTCGCCGTGATGCCCCTGGGCCCGGCCCTCGCGGCCGAGTCACTCGCCCCGGGAACGGTGGCCCCGGGAACGGTGGACGGCGGCGCCGGGAACATCTTCGCGGCGGTGCTGCCCTGCGCGGGTGACGACGAGTGGTGCGTGGTCGACGTCCGGGGCGACGAGCACTGGGCCCGGCTGGCGACGGTGCTCGGCCGGCCGGAGCTGGCGGTGGGCGAGCTTGCCACCGCCGGAGGGCGGCGGGCCAGGTGGGCCGAGGTCGAGGAGCTGATCGCCCGGTGGACCGCGCAGCGTACGCCCGCGCAGGTCACCGCCACGCTGCAGGAAGCCGGTGTCCCGGCGGGCGCGATGGTCCGGCTGCCCGAGGAGCTGACCGATCCGCAGCTGGTCGCACGGCGGTCGTTCCGGACGCTGGAGCACCCGCTGCTGTCCCGGCCGGTGCCGGCGAACGCCCGCATCGCATGGTTCTCCACCATCGCGGACCCGCCGCTGCGGCCGGCGCCGGTGCCGGGCGAGCACACCCGGGAGATCTGCCGGACCCTGCTGGGGCTGACCGAGGACGAGATCGACCGCCTCGTCGAGGCCGGCGTCCTGCAGCCGCCGCCGGAGCACGCCCTGGCCTAG
- a CDS encoding Zn-ribbon domain-containing OB-fold protein, producing the protein MGADIAPGVPADLPPVVERHGQVVAAGDQRATLADFRPDRIGQLVASAALPDRMSGSEVLSIAPGDGGLMTAHIRYSGVDGERIVLRSRWIRLPQGWRVSDVRNVPDTPPVLAPVELDGLDAPHWAAAREGELRIQRCGGCGEWIWAPRPICPACHGFDLDWPVVAPEGRIFSWTRTWQPFAPEVRGHLPYVVVLVELPAAGGRRVLGVLRDADGADIRIGLPVRGDFDPPASPAAVPLLRWRIS; encoded by the coding sequence ATGGGCGCTGACATCGCCCCGGGCGTCCCGGCGGATCTGCCGCCGGTGGTGGAGCGGCACGGCCAGGTCGTCGCCGCGGGCGACCAGCGGGCGACGCTCGCCGACTTCCGGCCCGACCGGATCGGCCAGCTCGTCGCCTCCGCCGCGCTGCCCGACCGGATGTCAGGTTCGGAGGTGCTGAGCATCGCGCCGGGCGACGGCGGGCTGATGACCGCGCACATCCGTTACAGCGGCGTCGACGGTGAGCGGATCGTGCTGCGGTCGCGCTGGATCCGCCTGCCGCAGGGCTGGCGGGTCTCGGACGTCCGCAACGTGCCCGACACGCCGCCGGTGCTGGCGCCGGTTGAGCTCGACGGGCTGGACGCACCGCACTGGGCGGCGGCACGCGAGGGCGAGCTGCGGATCCAACGCTGCGGGGGGTGCGGCGAGTGGATCTGGGCGCCGCGGCCGATCTGCCCGGCCTGCCACGGGTTCGACCTGGACTGGCCGGTCGTGGCGCCGGAAGGCCGGATCTTCTCCTGGACCAGGACCTGGCAGCCGTTCGCCCCCGAGGTGCGCGGCCACCTGCCGTACGTCGTGGTGCTCGTGGAACTGCCGGCCGCGGGCGGGCGTCGGGTGCTCGGCGTGCTGCGCGACGCCGACGGCGCCGACATCCGCATCGGCCTGCCGGTCAGGGGCGACTTCGACCCGCCGGCCTCGCCGGCCGCGGTTCCGCTGTTGCGCTGGAGGATCTCATGA